The DNA segment CTAGTGGtatgtggttgtgtgttttggggtTGAGATTTAGGCGGTTTTGGTTTAACGGTTTCTTCCATTTCTTTCCTCTCGCTTTACAAGGTGGCGATGACGGTGTGCTGCAGATATGGGATCTGCGTCAGTTCCAGTCGAAAACACCGGTGGCAACGTTTAAGCACCACACCGACCACATAACGACCGTCGAGTGGCATCCGAAGGAATCGACCATCCTGGCGTCCGGTGGTGACGACGATCAGATTGCCCTGTGGGATCTGTCCGTGGAGAAGGACGATGGGGACGATGCGAATGACGATCCGAACTTGAAGGATCTTCCACCCCAGCTGCTGTTCATCCACCAGGGACAGAGCGAGATCAAGGAGCTGCACTGGCATCCGCAGCTGAAGGGTGTGATACTGTCCACGGCACACAGCGGGTTCAACGTTTTCCGTACGATAAGCGTTTAATGGCAATAGGAATACATTCACAGGAGCACAACGACGGTGAGTGCTGCTTGTAAAACTAAATGGTCGGGGTTCTATTCACTTGTTATCATCCGTAAATTCATCCTTGATTGGATTGCTTGTGGGGATTGGATCGATTTGGCGGATCATTGCTAAGTTCACCAGGTGTCGCATCGTTGGACGGCCATGTGGACAGTTCTGTAAGACAAAACAATTAATCTTTTTATAAAAGGACCACAGTCACCGAACCCAATCCACCTACCCACGGTTGATCGATTTCTCCCATGTGGCGTATCAGCCGCTCCATCTCCCGCAAGGACAGTGCTCGCCCGATCATGACCGACTTGCGGCAGGCCCGGGAAGCAAACATGGCCCGCACACGGGACGGCCGGCAGACCGTGCTCGGGGCGTCCTGCATCATAAAGATCAGCTCGTCGATGTCCTCCTTGCCAAACTCCCAGTTCCGGCTGTACGGTTTCGCCATCAGCCGCACCTTCTTCGTCGTCGGGGCCGCACCGTCCACCTCGAACTTGAATCCGTTCATTTCGAACACGTCCAAATTGTCGATCAGCACCATCTCGTTGACGGCGGTCAGCTCGAGCGGCTGCGGCACGACCAGCCGCTGGTTCTGCAGCACCGTCGTTCGCTGCAGATCCTCAAAGTTGTACTTCTCGTCCGTTGCGTGCTGATCGACGATGAACAGATCGTCGCCGAGCCGGACGATGATGAACCCGAGATTAAACTGCCCCACGATCTCCATCTTGGCGAAATCGTCCTTTGTTATTTCCGTCTGCAGCTCACTTTCGGCCGCCTTATTGCTGGTCGGGTTGATCTTGCTCTTGAATCGCAACCGTGTCAACGAGTTTTGATCCGCGGTGCGGGCGGATTGTAACGTTTGTTCGCGCTTGATGAGCTGCTCGAGCGAATCCCAGCTTACGgacagctgctgctgattgcGGTGCCGCATATCGTTCGCTTGCCGCTCCTCGTCGGACAGCTCGTCGTCGAGCAGGATCGATTGGCTGGTGGAGATGGAGGATGCAATGCTTTTGTCGCTTGGTTCCCGTTTGATTGGGGCGGCGAATTCGGCAAGGGAAAGCAACGTTTCACTGCTAGATTCTGGTATAATTTCCATCCCATCATCGATTGCGCGCGATGCACTGGTTTGTGAGAGCGACGGAGAAGAGGAGTCCGATGCTTCGGTTTTACAGCTCAGAAAGGAAACGAGCTCAGTGACGGATTCTTGAGAGGATGTCCCAGCATTAGCCTTCATCGAAAGTTCGTCCCGCTGTCGCTCTTCTTGGGATAGTGGGTCTTGTTCTTTGCCGTTTGTACACCTTATCACTTTAATCGATTCCTTTACAACGTGTTCGGCTCTTTCCTCACTGCTCGGCTCTTTCAGAATGGTCAAATCATACGGATTTTCTTCATTCTTCGCCTGCTTTGACGAGCGCATCGTCGCCTCTTCCTCATCTGTCATGCTATCGTTACAGCTTTTCTGCGAAGCTTTCGTTGTGTTCAGGAAATCAATCATCTTCTGCATTCCGCCACTGCAATTGGAGCTTCTCTTCCGCTTTTGTCCTCCGCCGGTTCCACCGCCAAAGCCACTAGCCATTTTTGGCGGTTGAAACGTAAACAGCAAATCCCCGGCCGTACATTTATCGCTTGAGCTCGAGTTGAGAAAATCTTCCCGCTCCTCACCATTCTCTTCCTCGTCGTCCTTGTCGGAGGGTAGCGAAATGTTAAGCAGCCGGCTTGTATCGCTTAAATTCTGGTTCTGCATCGTAAAGGAAGACGGCACTGTTTGGAACGTTTTCTTGATCGATTTCCTTATCGCCAGCATAAGGATCTTCTCGTTGTTTACCAGCACCTGCCGCTTGTCCGGCGTTAAGTTCACATCCACCTCCGAACGGTCCAGCATGAGATTCAGAAACACAAACGGTTGCTGATGCACGTTGTACCGGTGGTAGGCATCGTTAATAAGCTTGCTAATCTGCTTCGGCTCGCAGGGTCTCGAATTGATGAAGTAAAACTGGCGATCCTTGGTGCTTCTGCCCGACCCGTGCGCGCAGCTCGAGATGTACCCCTCGATCTTGTACCGGGACAGGTTAAAGTTGTCCACCTCCTCCTGCGTCAGTGCCATACTATCGTCAAAGTCGCTCGCTTCCAGATCCTGTATCTTTCCGTTGCCGCCGATGCACGGTACGAGCTGCATCAGTTCCGCCGTCTGCTTCGTGCCGAACAGGGCCGTCACGTTGTCGAGCACGCGGGACGAGCCCTGCGTGCTCATGATCACCGACTTGCCCCCTTTGGCGGTGTGATTCGTGCAGATGATGCGCACACCAACCGACACCAGACAGTACGCCTGCAGTATCTGGCACATGCGCTGAAACTCGCGCTTAATGTTGCGCTGGAACTCTTTCTTCCGCACCGGCAGTGTCGCGAACAGGTTCGTCAGGCTGACCGTTGTGCCGACGGGGTGGGCACAGGGTGCTCGCGTTTGGATGCGTCCCTCGTGATTGAGCGTTAGCTTGGTGGCGTGCGGGGCCGTGCTGTGGCGCGTGGTGATAATCATATCGGACAGCGCACACAGCGAGCTGAGCGCTTCCCCCCGAAAGCCGAACGTTTCGATCGATTCCAGATCGGTGAATTCCTTCAGCTTGGAGGTATGGTATTTGGCCGctttggaaagaaaaatgggAAGGAAAGGTGGTGCATTAGAAGCCATTACTCAATCGAGCAAGAGAACGGGAAGCTTACTTAGTCCTTCAAAATTCTTCTCCTCAACACCGCTTCCATTGTCGGACACTTCGACCAGCTCGGCACCACATCCGCGAAGCTTTACCTCGATCAGCGTTGCACCGGCGTCGAGCGAATTTTCCACCAATTCCTTCACAGCTATGGCCAGATTAAGCACAACCTGAGAGTAAACAGGAACATTAGCTTCCGTACCTCAGCAGCGTTTGAactgaaatgaatgaaactcGTGCCCCCATACCTGCCCGGAACAGATGCGATGGACCGTCTCCTTGTCGATGGCATTTATTTTGCTCGATTCAGCATTCGTTGCCGGTAGCATGGGCGTTTCCAGCTCTCCAGACATTTTGTGGAAGTAGtaaacacatcaaacactAAAATACTGCactataaaaatagaaaagcgtagtaaaaaaaacgcgaGACGAGTACGACAAACTTGCGTGATCCAATTTCTACAAATATGTTGACAAAACAACAGGCCGGTGTATGCGCGCGCGCTTTGTTAAGCACAATTTACACACGCCATTCTGTGCtgtcaaaatttgaatttgacaCATGGAGCTATTGCACGTCCGTTGCCACGAACATGTGACTGATTCAAACTGCGGCACTGGCAGAAAGaaaccaaattaaaaaaaaaaaaaacaatacataaAATTCTGACATCAATTGGAATAATCTGTTTAAAggcaaataaaatcataaaacaagTTGCTGAATTTTtcgcatatttttttattttttcttaatttcttcttcgtttttctATCCACCTGCACTCCTGCGTATTTTTCTTGCTTCGGAATCTTCTTTCTTACTTCTGTTAATTActtcattttttctctttttgggTTTCCACTGCCTGCTGTGTGGGTTCGCTTGCTTGCAGGCTTCTTCTACGTTTTGTTTATCTGCCTGCTGATCGTTTAATATGCGACACACCACCTTTTTACGAtaccgtttgtttgttttgttttttctttcttttgtagTTTTGCTAGCGATAAATTATATGCAGCTTCACGCGTCTGTTATCGTTtgattttcttcttgtttctttgtttatcATTTAAATGGAGTTATATGTTGTAAAGGTGTGATAGTATGGTACGATTgggtttctttgtttgttagaagaagatgtttttttatgtgagttttgtttttgttctgcacCTTTTGCCAAGCTTATAATGCTTTTGGGGTTTACATTTCGCTCTCATTCTCTTTCTGTGaatatttgttctttttttgtatagtAGAATTCATGTTCGTAAGATTCTTTAGTGGTGTGGTTTTGCTCTATAGTTAAATGTATattatgtatgtttgtttttctctctttgctgttttgttgttgcattgcTAGTGATTTGTAGTTGAACGTGAAATACGCAAGTATTACTTCTGCATTTCTTTCCCGCGATCTTACGCCAGGAATGTGGGTGAGATAGAATAGTGTAAACAGAGTTGCAGTTGcacgtttgtgttttttcctttcgttaAGTTTATAGTTTGCCAATGGGGTGGGGCTTCaggggttttggttttgtgcaTACATTTCCGGTTCCCGTTCATCATTCCATCTCAAACAGCCCCaattgtgttgctgttgctgcatcCGGTGCATACTTctggtttgctgtttgcttttagGCTACAATTTACTGTTACATTATAAGGGAGTTCtgcattttgtttcgtttcgtttccgtTTGCTGCACTACGCTGATTGGTTCCAGTTTTAACTAGATTAACTtacgattttgtttattttttttctcctcttacTTGTGTCACCCTTTTGTCCCtttaatgtttcattttttttctttttgctctaaaaattgttcgtttgttttctaACGTGTTACACTTACATTCTTGACGCCTCGTTCACCATAACGCTCATGCACCAGACTGGCTcacttttgtgttttgtataagctacatttttatttatcagaTGCTAAATGGGACCTataggtgtatgtgtgttgttttgtctgaccatgtggtgtgtgttggtgtgtatgtgtgttgccgtgcttgtgtgtatgtgtacgttTACTGTTGTATTTGGGTAATCGTACCAGTTGCACGAACACCCGGTGTGTTTCGATTTGTCTGTTGTTACTTTAAAATAGTGTAGTATTTTAGgtgtaccatttttttttgaagaattCCTATGATAAACTATCTTCACCATGCTTGCAGTATGCATAGAATGCTGTTTGTTTTCCGTTTGTCattgatttgaatttgttttgtttcttttttcttccttttttaacATATTCGTTTCATTATCATCTCTACAATTTTCGCGTTTGCATTTCATTACATCCCCTATACATTTAACTCACTTGCAAAtttatgtgtgtttcttttaatttaaatgtgtttgtgtgtgtgagtgtgctttttttgtttctctcttaTCTGTTACAGCTACTGTATAAATTACagaaaataatagaagaaaaaaacaacatttcctCATTTCGTTCCGCAAAAGGAACGATTCTAGCAGAAGAAAGCGCAGGAAAGCAGATATCGAATCAAGTGCAAAAATTGTTGAAACAGTATCGTTGCGTTTTactcttcttttccttcacTTTGTTTAGGCAGAATGAGAATAAGGGGTTTTGCTTGCACTAGAAATGACTGCTATGTCCTGGTGGTGGACACCCCATCGTGAAGGTGGAGAGAGTTTGGAgtttgaaatttggaaaagTTCGTTGTACTTGCATCAAAAATACAATCACCCAAGTGTGTGGCGTGAGTGGCTGAGATTTTGGGGGCGGGGAAATATGGGAAGGGGATTAAACAGATACGCTGCACAGACACGTGCTCAAGAGGGCCAACGTGCTATTCGTAAACAAACACTGCTACTACATACACTGACACCGTGATTGCTGAGAACCGGGCGAAAGAGCCATCGTAGTAGGCTGCTAGTGGTGTGGTGGATCGTATCCAGAGGAGGTTCAAGAAGTGGTTCAAAACAATGCGCAATCGTTGATCAGAGTTGCATTGCTGCTCATACGGCTAACGTGCGCAGGGCGTAAACCGTGTACACTTCCATTGCACTACTCATCATTGCAGCAGTTTCTGTATGCTGTAGCTGAGCATCTTGACTAGTTCACCTTACGAGATAACgtacactactactactacagctACTAGTActtttttatatattgttTTGAGGGAAGTTCTCCTTCCACTTTCTCGTGCTGCATGCACACATGAGGAAACAACACTAAACAAGGGCCACCATTCGTGCGTCGCTAAAACGCACCATCACTACGAAACGGCGTTTACCGGTGTTGAATAACAAACTCGTTGTAACGAA comes from the Anopheles coluzzii chromosome 2, AcolN3, whole genome shotgun sequence genome and includes:
- the LOC120950410 gene encoding mismatch repair endonuclease PMS2, whose protein sequence is MSGELETPMLPATNAESSKINAIDKETVHRICSGQVVLNLAIAVKELVENSLDAGATLIEVKLRGCGAELVEVSDNGSGVEEKNFEGLTAKYHTSKLKEFTDLESIETFGFRGEALSSLCALSDMIITTRHSTAPHATKLTLNHEGRIQTRAPCAHPVGTTVSLTNLFATLPVRKKEFQRNIKREFQRMCQILQAYCLVSVGVRIICTNHTAKGGKSVIMSTQGSSRVLDNVTALFGTKQTAELMQLVPCIGGNGKIQDLEASDFDDSMALTQEEVDNFNLSRYKIEGYISSCAHGSGRSTKDRQFYFINSRPCEPKQISKLINDAYHRYNVHQQPFVFLNLMLDRSEVDVNLTPDKRQVLVNNEKILMLAIRKSIKKTFQTVPSSFTMQNQNLSDTSRLLNISLPSDKDDEEENGEEREDFLNSSSSDKCTAGDLLFTFQPPKMASGFGGGTGGGQKRKRSSNCSGGMQKMIDFLNTTKASQKSCNDSMTDEEEATMRSSKQAKNEENPYDLTILKEPSSEERAEHVVKESIKVIRCTNGKEQDPLSQEERQRDELSMKANAGTSSQESVTELVSFLSCKTEASDSSSPSLSQTSASRAIDDGMEIIPESSSETLLSLAEFAAPIKREPSDKSIASSISTSQSILLDDELSDEERQANDMRHRNQQQLSVSWDSLEQLIKREQTLQSARTADQNSLTRLRFKSKINPTSNKAAESELQTEITKDDFAKMEIVGQFNLGFIIVRLGDDLFIVDQHATDEKYNFEDLQRTTVLQNQRLVVPQPLELTAVNEMVLIDNLDVFEMNGFKFEVDGAAPTTKKVRLMAKPYSRNWEFGKEDIDELIFMMQDAPSTVCRPSRVRAMFASRACRKSVMIGRALSLREMERLIRHMGEIDQPWNCPHGRPTMRHLVNLAMIRQIDPIPTSNPIKDEFTDDNK